One region of Endozoicomonas sp. Mp262 genomic DNA includes:
- a CDS encoding TonB-dependent receptor: MSRVVRFPKTGLLPLTLAITSVLSATAYAAEQVEQPYQLDKVVVTASNTEHLEATAPASITVVTGDEIREKSGGDIVEALRKTPGVQLTQGGIGGRPTISMRGLPGQNGKYTVMMVDGRRINASETLFRANDLDISTIPVDSIERVEIVRGPMSSLYGADALGGVINIITKPGAEKWSGRLSYDYYTIEGNDGGDDHLGSLYLSGPLIKDKLKMTLNADIRDRSAWTPLEGNEAQFTKLEDKDVKNLSSVFDWQINEQQSLAFDLAKNSDKRKAIYGVGAADQKIDRETYALTHKGKWGWGNSQLRAYVEKSDVWDDIKSNKPGLNMENGDIHQTNQTLDGHINTEFGDHLLTTGAEFTKTELENSRNLSNGGKAEVTKKAIFAQDEWFINDSWTATLGGRLDNHSEFGSHFSPRGYLVYSATDALTLKGGVGTAYKAPRISEMDPNYNIVSCGGDCKIYGNPDLKPETSVSYELSAIYEQPLWDVSATVFQTDIKDMITTLTTNKPYPKDRTWTNLNEAQIKGVELTGRRQLTDTVNISANYAYSDSRDKSNGSNKLLTDTPRQTFNVNVDWQAMANLNTFVSYKYTGDQEAGFSRNDLPGYSTIDLGLNYKYSKSLSFRTGVTNIGDTRLNEKDSNFSYMERGRTYYVGATASF; the protein is encoded by the coding sequence ATGTCCAGGGTTGTACGCTTTCCAAAGACGGGATTACTACCTCTCACTCTCGCCATCACCTCCGTTCTATCTGCTACCGCCTATGCCGCTGAGCAGGTTGAACAACCTTATCAATTAGACAAAGTCGTGGTGACTGCCTCTAATACTGAGCACCTGGAAGCCACAGCACCTGCTTCCATCACTGTGGTTACGGGTGATGAAATCAGGGAAAAGTCTGGCGGGGATATTGTTGAAGCCCTTAGAAAAACCCCTGGCGTACAGTTAACCCAAGGTGGAATCGGCGGTCGTCCAACCATTAGCATGCGAGGCCTACCTGGACAAAACGGCAAATACACCGTCATGATGGTTGACGGACGTCGTATTAATGCCTCTGAAACCCTGTTCCGTGCCAATGACCTGGATATCTCCACCATACCCGTGGACAGTATCGAACGTGTCGAAATTGTTCGTGGTCCTATGTCCTCACTCTATGGTGCCGATGCCCTGGGCGGTGTTATTAACATTATCACCAAGCCGGGGGCTGAAAAGTGGAGTGGGCGCCTGAGCTATGATTATTACACCATCGAAGGCAATGACGGCGGTGATGACCATCTTGGCAGTCTTTATCTAAGCGGTCCTTTAATAAAGGATAAGCTGAAAATGACACTGAATGCAGATATTCGTGATCGTAGTGCCTGGACCCCCCTGGAAGGAAACGAGGCACAATTCACAAAGCTGGAAGATAAAGATGTTAAAAATCTAAGCAGTGTTTTTGACTGGCAAATTAATGAACAACAAAGCCTGGCATTCGACCTGGCCAAGAACAGCGATAAACGAAAGGCTATATACGGTGTTGGTGCGGCAGACCAGAAAATCGATCGTGAGACCTATGCACTGACCCATAAAGGCAAATGGGGCTGGGGCAACAGTCAACTTAGGGCCTATGTCGAAAAATCCGATGTCTGGGATGACATTAAAAGTAACAAACCCGGGCTAAATATGGAAAATGGTGATATTCATCAGACCAACCAAACCCTGGATGGCCATATTAATACCGAGTTTGGCGACCATCTGCTGACCACTGGTGCCGAGTTCACCAAAACAGAACTGGAAAACTCAAGAAACCTGAGTAACGGTGGCAAGGCAGAAGTCACCAAAAAAGCCATCTTTGCCCAGGATGAGTGGTTTATTAATGACAGTTGGACAGCGACCCTTGGCGGTCGTCTGGACAATCACAGTGAGTTTGGCAGCCATTTCAGTCCTCGGGGGTATCTGGTTTACAGCGCAACAGATGCTTTGACTTTGAAAGGCGGTGTAGGCACAGCCTATAAAGCACCCAGAATTTCAGAAATGGATCCAAACTATAACATTGTTAGCTGTGGCGGCGATTGTAAGATCTATGGCAACCCGGACCTGAAACCGGAAACATCTGTCAGTTACGAACTCTCTGCAATTTACGAGCAGCCCTTATGGGATGTCAGTGCCACTGTTTTCCAGACAGACATTAAGGACATGATCACCACCCTGACAACCAATAAGCCATACCCCAAGGATCGAACCTGGACTAACCTGAATGAAGCCCAAATCAAAGGTGTTGAGTTAACAGGTCGTAGACAGTTAACGGATACCGTTAACATTTCTGCCAACTATGCTTACAGCGACTCCAGAGATAAAAGCAATGGCAGCAATAAGCTGCTGACAGACACCCCTCGTCAAACATTCAATGTTAATGTGGATTGGCAGGCTATGGCTAACCTGAACACCTTTGTATCCTATAAATACACTGGCGACCAGGAGGCAGGCTTTAGCCGTAACGATCTACCCGGCTATAGCACCATTGACCTGGGCCTGAACTACAAGTACAGCAAGTCCCTGTCCTTCCGCACCGGCGTCACTAACATTGGTGACACCCGTCTGAACGAAAAGGACAGCAACTTCAGCTATATGGAACGTGGTCGTACTTACTACGTAGGCGCAACGGCCAGCTTCTAA